The Cetobacterium sp. 8H DNA window TAAAAATTCATCTTGAACTCCTACCGCTTGTAAAAGAATTAGTGATAGTAGTTGAATCCCTAAATATTTCACTCCAACTATCCACAGTGAAAACATCTCAAATTTAACCTCTCCATGGTTTGTGACCTCATTTTTAAGATCCTCTTTATCCCAAACAAATCCAACAAATACGCAAAGAAGAAGTCCTCCTGCAGGAAGTAAGATATTGTCAGTTAAATAGCATAAGAAATCAAAGAAGTTCATCCCAAAGAATACTTTTAGCTCAGCCATAGATCCGAAAGAGTTAGAGTTTGGAATAACCAGTAGTGCAATAAGGGCACTTACTAAAACTGTAGCTTTTTTTCTATCTAGTTTAAACTGGTCTACAACAAACGAAACAACAACTTCTAAAAGTGAGATAGTTGATGTAAGTGCCGCAAACAGAACTAACACAAAGAAAATAACACCGAATACATTTCCAAAAGGCATTGCTGAGAACACTTTCGGAAGAGTTATAAAGATTAACCCTGGTCCTGCTGTTGGCTCAAGTCCAAAAGAGAATACTGCTGGTAATATAGCAAGCCCTGCAAGTAGAGCTATTATTGTATCTAAAACCGGAATACAAAATGCACTTTTAACAAGTTTAGTCTCTGGTGATAGGTAACTTCCATATGTTATCATAGCTCCCATCCCTAAACTTAAAGAGAAGAAAACTTGTCCTAAAGCTGCAATTATAACCTTAGGTGTAATAAGTGAAAAATCAGGTTTTAAAAAGTATTTTATACCGTCCATAGCATTCGGAAGAGTTACCGATCTCACAACTATTACAAGCATAAATATAAATAGAGTTGGCATCATGATTTTACTAGCTTTTTCAATTCCACCAGAAACCCCTTTTAATACGATTAAAGCTGTAGCCACAACCATAATTATACTGTATACGATAGGTGTTGTTCCTGAAGATATAAAAGTAGAAAAGTAATCTACAGGGTCTCCATTCAATCCACCACTTAAAAATAGTCCAATATATTTTACAATCCATCCAGCGATAACAACGTAGTAAGAATAGATTACAAAGCAACATAAAATTCCCATCATACCTACAAAGCCCCAACCTTTTTTAATATTATTGTACGATCCATAGGCATCTGATTTTCCTCTTCTTCCTATTGCCATCTCCCCTAGCATCAAAGAAAATCCAAGTATAACTACAAGTGACAGGTACACTATAACAAAGGCACCCCCACCATTTTTCCCCGCTAAATATGGGAACTTCCATAAATTTCCAAGACCAATTGCCGATCCAGCCGCCGCTAAAACAAATC harbors:
- a CDS encoding sodium-dependent transporter → MSNERGNWGSSVGFVLAAAGSAIGLGNLWKFPYLAGKNGGGAFVIVYLSLVVILGFSLMLGEMAIGRRGKSDAYGSYNNIKKGWGFVGMMGILCCFVIYSYYVVIAGWIVKYIGLFLSGGLNGDPVDYFSTFISSGTTPIVYSIIMVVATALIVLKGVSGGIEKASKIMMPTLFIFMLVIVVRSVTLPNAMDGIKYFLKPDFSLITPKVIIAALGQVFFSLSLGMGAMITYGSYLSPETKLVKSAFCIPVLDTIIALLAGLAILPAVFSFGLEPTAGPGLIFITLPKVFSAMPFGNVFGVIFFVLVLFAALTSTISLLEVVVSFVVDQFKLDRKKATVLVSALIALLVIPNSNSFGSMAELKVFFGMNFFDFLCYLTDNILLPAGGLLLCVFVGFVWDKEDLKNEVTNHGEVKFEMFSLWIVGVKYLGIQLLSLILLQAVGVQDEFLVYALGTIFAVQILCGRLEAKRGVKAV